The following are encoded together in the Janthinobacterium sp. Marseille genome:
- the gatA gene encoding Asp-tRNA(Asn)/Glu-tRNA(Gln) amidotransferase subunit GatA, whose protein sequence is MHTKTLKELSALLHSKQISATELAQLFLDRIAQSDLNAFLHVDPALTLKEAALADQRLASGDTTVLTGIPIAHKDIFVTRDWRSTAGSKMLENYVSPFDATVVEQFKQAGMVHLGKLNCDEFAMGSSNENSYFGAVKNPWDKAAIPGGSSGGSAAAIAARLTPASTATDTGGSIRQPAALCGVTGIKPTYGSVSRFGMIAFASSLDQGGPIAKTAEDCGLLLNAMTGFDPRDSTSIERDKEDFTRDLNQPLQGLKIGLPREYFGAGLAADVEQAVRAALKEYEKLGATLVDISLPKTELSIPTYYVIAPAEASSNLSRFDGVRYGYRAKDYTDLSDMYRKTRAEGFGEEVKRRILVGAYVLSHGYYDAYYLQAQKIRRLIAQDFQQAFTQCDVIMGPVCPTVAWDLGDKADDPIANYLADIFTLSTSLAGLPGMSIPCGFGQGEKNSKRPVGLQIIGNYFAEAKLLNVAHQYQQATDWHLRQPAE, encoded by the coding sequence ATGCATACCAAGACCCTAAAAGAATTATCCGCACTGCTGCATAGCAAACAGATTTCCGCGACCGAGCTGGCGCAATTATTCCTCGACCGCATTGCGCAAAGCGACCTGAATGCATTCCTGCATGTGGACCCGGCATTGACGCTGAAAGAAGCGGCACTGGCCGACCAGCGCCTGGCCAGCGGCGACACCACTGTACTGACCGGCATTCCGATTGCGCACAAGGATATTTTCGTGACGCGCGACTGGCGTTCGACCGCCGGTTCGAAGATGCTGGAAAACTATGTCAGCCCTTTCGATGCAACCGTGGTTGAACAATTCAAGCAAGCCGGCATGGTGCATCTGGGCAAACTGAATTGCGATGAATTCGCGATGGGTTCGTCGAATGAAAATTCCTACTTCGGTGCAGTGAAAAATCCTTGGGACAAGGCCGCTATCCCTGGCGGTTCATCCGGTGGTTCCGCTGCAGCGATTGCTGCGCGTCTGACACCTGCATCAACCGCCACCGATACCGGCGGCTCGATTCGCCAACCGGCTGCACTGTGCGGCGTCACCGGCATCAAGCCAACCTACGGCAGCGTCTCGCGCTTCGGCATGATTGCGTTTGCATCGTCGCTGGACCAAGGCGGCCCGATTGCAAAAACCGCGGAAGACTGCGGCTTGCTGTTGAACGCGATGACAGGTTTCGACCCACGCGATTCGACCAGCATAGAACGCGACAAGGAAGACTTCACACGCGACCTGAACCAACCGCTGCAAGGTTTGAAAATCGGTTTGCCACGCGAGTATTTCGGTGCAGGCCTGGCAGCCGATGTCGAGCAGGCGGTACGCGCGGCACTCAAGGAATACGAAAAGCTCGGCGCGACCCTGGTTGATATTTCATTGCCGAAAACCGAGCTGTCGATCCCGACCTATTACGTCATCGCACCAGCGGAAGCATCATCCAACCTGAGTCGCTTCGACGGCGTGCGTTACGGTTATCGCGCGAAGGATTACACCGATTTGTCCGACATGTATCGCAAGACACGTGCAGAAGGTTTCGGTGAAGAAGTCAAACGCCGCATCCTGGTTGGCGCTTACGTACTGTCGCACGGCTACTACGACGCTTACTATCTGCAGGCACAAAAAATCCGCCGCCTGATCGCGCAGGATTTCCAGCAAGCGTTCACACAGTGCGACGTCATCATGGGACCGGTATGCCCAACCGTGGCATGGGACCTCGGCGACAAGGCCGATGATCCGATTGCAAACTATCTGGCCGATATCTTCACGCTCTCGACCAGCCTCGCTGGTTTGCCCGGCATGTCGATCCCTTGCGGCTTCGGGCAGGGTGAAAAGAATTCCAAACGCCCGGTCGGCCTGCAAATCATCGGCAACTATTTTGCCGAAGCGAAATTGCTGAATGTCGCGCACCAATACCAGCAAGCGACCGACTGGCACTTGCGCCAGCCAGCCGAATAA
- the gatC gene encoding Asp-tRNA(Asn)/Glu-tRNA(Gln) amidotransferase subunit GatC, which translates to MSLELSDVKRLSTLAQIELTTEQSAQTLDKLNGIFALVEQLRAVDTTGIEPLNHPIATMLPDLALRLREDVVSEANRRDDYQKVAPATQDGLYLVPKVIE; encoded by the coding sequence ATGTCCCTCGAACTTTCCGATGTCAAACGCCTGTCCACGCTCGCTCAAATCGAGCTGACTACCGAGCAATCCGCGCAAACGCTGGACAAGCTCAATGGCATTTTTGCGCTGGTTGAACAACTGCGCGCCGTCGATACCACCGGCATCGAACCCCTGAATCACCCGATCGCGACCATGCTGCCGGATCTCGCGCTGCGCCTGCGCGAAGACGTGGTCAGCGAAGCCAATCGCCGCGACGATTACCAAAAAGTCGCGCCAGCCACACAGGACGGCCTCTACCTGGTACCGAAAGTCATCGAATAA
- a CDS encoding rod shape-determining protein, translated as MFGFLRSYFSNDLAIDLGTANTLIYVRSAGIVLDEPSVVAIRQQGGPNGKKTIMAVGKEAKQMLGKVPGNIEAIRPMKDGVIADFTVTEQMLKQFIRMVHDTKLFKPSPRIIICVPCGSTQVERRAIRESALGAGAAQVYLIEEPMAAAIGAGLPVSDATGSMVVDIGGGTTEVGIISLGGMVYKGSIRVGGDKFDEAIVNYIRRNYGMLIGEQTAEAIKKEIGSAFPGSEVREMEVKGRNLSEGIPRSFTISSNEILEALTDPLNNIVSAVKNALEQTPPELGADIAEKGMMLTGGGALLRDLDRLLMEETGLPVIVAEDPLTCVVRGSGMALERMDKLGSIFSYE; from the coding sequence ATGTTTGGATTTTTACGTAGTTATTTTTCGAATGATCTGGCAATCGATCTGGGTACTGCCAACACCCTGATATATGTTCGTAGTGCGGGAATCGTGCTGGATGAGCCCTCTGTAGTGGCAATTCGCCAGCAAGGCGGCCCAAATGGCAAAAAAACCATTATGGCCGTCGGTAAGGAAGCCAAGCAGATGCTGGGCAAGGTACCGGGCAATATCGAGGCGATCCGCCCGATGAAAGACGGTGTGATTGCCGACTTTACCGTTACCGAGCAAATGCTCAAGCAGTTCATCCGCATGGTGCACGACACCAAACTCTTCAAACCCTCCCCTCGTATCATCATTTGCGTACCTTGCGGCTCCACCCAGGTGGAACGTCGTGCGATCCGTGAATCGGCGCTGGGCGCAGGTGCGGCACAGGTTTATCTGATCGAAGAGCCAATGGCGGCGGCGATTGGTGCCGGTTTGCCGGTATCGGACGCAACCGGCTCGATGGTGGTCGATATCGGTGGCGGTACCACCGAAGTCGGCATCATTTCGCTGGGCGGCATGGTCTATAAAGGCTCGATCCGCGTCGGTGGCGACAAATTCGACGAGGCGATCGTCAATTACATCCGCCGCAACTACGGCATGCTGATCGGCGAACAAACCGCAGAAGCGATCAAAAAAGAGATCGGCTCGGCCTTCCCGGGCTCCGAAGTGCGTGAAATGGAAGTCAAGGGCCGCAACCTGTCCGAAGGTATCCCGCGCTCCTTCACCATTTCCAGCAATGAAATCCTGGAAGCATTGACCGACCCGCTAAACAATATTGTTTCCGCCGTGAAAAACGCGCTGGAACAGACCCCGCCTGAACTGGGTGCCGATATTGCTGAAAAAGGCATGATGCTGACCGGTGGCGGTGCCTTGCTGCGCGACCTGGACCGCCTGTTGATGGAAGAAACAGGTTTGCCGGTGATCGTGGCCGAAGACCCTCTGACTTGCGTGGTGCGCGGTTCCGGCATGGCGCTGGAACGCATGGATAAGCTGGGCTCGATTTTCTCTTACGAATAA
- the mreC gene encoding rod shape-determining protein MreC has protein sequence MEYSPPPLFKQGASARAKMVFFALIALVLLGVDSHMRSLAVVRQVISTALYPLQVVALAPRDALYYVGDYFTSLSDIKKENEKLKQQQTLNARTLQQGQQLLAENTQLRELLGTSERLPVKSVLGEILYDTRDAFTRKIVLDRGTQHGVALGQPVIDHVGVVGQVTRVFPFSSEVTLLTDKNQAIPVQVVRNGLRSVAYGRGQSNVLDLRFMPTNADIQKGDVLVTSGIDGIYPPGLAVATVAQVENKSVDSFARIVCQPSAGIDRNRQLLILLTENKLEPRPPDDAKDKNAKMAGILRHAASRTNGTSGKGIDLQPAPQPPTQPATAPR, from the coding sequence ATGGAATACAGCCCACCACCACTCTTCAAACAAGGTGCCTCGGCACGTGCAAAGATGGTGTTCTTCGCCTTGATTGCGTTGGTGCTGCTGGGAGTGGATTCACACATGCGCTCACTCGCGGTGGTGCGCCAGGTAATCTCGACAGCACTCTATCCATTGCAGGTAGTCGCCCTCGCCCCGCGCGATGCGCTTTATTACGTCGGTGATTATTTCACTTCGCTTTCCGACATCAAGAAGGAAAACGAAAAGCTCAAGCAGCAGCAGACCCTCAACGCCCGTACCTTGCAGCAAGGCCAGCAACTGCTGGCCGAGAATACGCAACTGCGCGAATTGCTGGGTACCAGCGAACGCCTGCCAGTCAAATCGGTGCTCGGCGAAATCTTGTATGACACGCGTGATGCCTTTACCCGCAAGATTGTGCTGGATCGCGGGACACAACATGGCGTCGCCCTCGGGCAACCGGTGATTGATCATGTCGGCGTGGTCGGGCAAGTGACGCGGGTGTTCCCGTTCAGCTCGGAAGTCACGCTGCTGACCGACAAGAACCAGGCGATCCCGGTACAGGTGGTGCGTAATGGTTTGCGTAGCGTTGCCTATGGCCGTGGCCAGTCGAATGTACTGGACCTGCGCTTCATGCCGACCAATGCCGATATCCAGAAGGGTGACGTACTGGTGACTTCCGGTATCGATGGCATTTATCCGCCGGGCCTGGCAGTGGCGACCGTGGCGCAGGTAGAAAACAAATCGGTTGATTCGTTTGCACGTATCGTTTGCCAGCCGTCGGCCGGCATTGATCGTAACCGCCAGTTATTGATCCTGTTGACGGAAAACAAACTGGAGCCGCGTCCACCGGATGATGCGAAAGACAAGAATGCCAAGATGGCCGGCATCCTGCGTCATGCCGCCAGCCGTACCAATGGAACTTCGGGCAAGGGCATCGATCTACAACCCGCACCTCAACCGCCGACACAGCCTGCAACCGCACCGCGATGA
- the mreD gene encoding rod shape-determining protein MreD: MNHQPHYILLPASPAFIALSLIIAFLLNLLPWGQWIGVPDFVALLLVFWSMHQPRKVGIGVAFFMGILMDVHDAAVLGENALAYTLLSYFAIMIHRRVLWFPNGTQALHVFLLLLGTQLVQLIVRLFVGGNFPGWLYFAESAVAALLWPVVTWILLAPQRRAINRDDTRPL; encoded by the coding sequence ATGAACCACCAGCCTCATTACATTCTGTTGCCCGCGAGCCCGGCGTTTATCGCGCTGAGCCTGATCATCGCCTTCCTGCTGAACCTGCTGCCGTGGGGACAATGGATAGGCGTACCGGATTTCGTTGCCTTGCTGCTGGTGTTCTGGAGCATGCATCAGCCACGCAAAGTCGGTATCGGCGTCGCTTTCTTCATGGGTATCCTGATGGATGTACATGACGCTGCGGTGCTGGGCGAGAACGCACTTGCGTACACGCTGCTGTCGTATTTTGCGATCATGATCCACCGCCGTGTACTGTGGTTCCCGAATGGGACGCAAGCCTTGCACGTATTCCTGCTCTTGCTGGGGACGCAATTGGTGCAACTGATTGTGCGCCTGTTCGTCGGCGGGAATTTCCCCGGCTGGCTGTATTTTGCCGAAAGCGCCGTCGCCGCCCTCTTGTGGCCGGTCGTGACCTGGATCCTGCTGGCACCGCAACGTCGTGCGATCAATCGCGACGATACGCGTCCGCTGTAA
- the mrdA gene encoding penicillin-binding protein 2, producing MTELKNTERELHLFRLRLSVAGFVVFILFGCLLARFIWLQVYKHNDYVAQAEDNRISVVPVVPNRGLIVDRNGVVLARNYSAYTLEITPSKINGDLETLIDELATLVDIQPKDRRRFKKLQEESRNLASSPIRVRLTDEEVARFSAQRYRFPGVEIQARLFRQYPLGSVASHVIGYIGRINQREAKEIDEGDDATNYRGTEHIGKEGVEKNYEDKLHGRTGYEEVEVSAGGRPIRTLSRTAATPGDNLILSIDIELQKVVEQAFGDRRGALIAIEPSTGDVLAYVSMPTFDPNLFVEGIDQQNWDALNNSPDHPLLNRPLSGAYPPGSTYKPFMALAALELGKRKPSDAISDPGYFWFGNHKFRDDKEGGHGFVDMYKSIVQSCDTYYYMLANDLGVDAIHDFMKPFGFGQKTGIDLRFERTGVLPSTAWKAAAYRKPEQKKWYAGETISIGIGQGYNSFTPLQLAHATAVLANNGVVMKPHLVKMIENGTTRQRTLTVPKESYRIPLKQENIDVIKNAMVGVNKEGTGARAFARAEYVSAGKTGTAQVIAIKKNEKYDASKISDRHHDHALYTAFAPADNPRIALAIIVENGGFGGAAAAPIAKQAMDFYLLGKRPEDKAQAPAKPKKEPKEEFIE from the coding sequence ATGACTGAATTAAAAAATACCGAACGCGAACTACACCTGTTCCGCCTGCGCCTGTCGGTGGCAGGCTTCGTGGTGTTCATTTTGTTTGGCTGTCTGTTGGCGCGCTTCATCTGGTTGCAGGTATATAAACACAACGACTATGTGGCGCAGGCCGAAGACAATCGCATCTCGGTGGTGCCGGTGGTGCCGAATCGTGGCTTGATCGTCGATCGCAACGGCGTGGTGCTGGCACGCAATTACTCGGCTTACACGCTGGAAATCACGCCATCCAAAATTAATGGTGACCTGGAAACCCTGATTGACGAGCTGGCGACGTTGGTTGATATCCAGCCGAAGGACAGAAGGCGCTTCAAGAAGCTGCAGGAAGAATCCCGTAATCTCGCCAGTTCGCCGATACGTGTGCGCCTGACCGACGAAGAAGTTGCGCGTTTCTCGGCGCAACGCTATCGCTTCCCCGGCGTCGAAATCCAGGCTCGTTTATTCCGCCAATACCCGCTCGGCTCAGTTGCTTCACATGTGATCGGTTATATCGGTCGCATCAACCAGCGCGAAGCGAAAGAAATCGATGAAGGTGACGACGCTACCAACTATCGTGGCACCGAGCATATCGGCAAGGAAGGCGTAGAAAAGAATTACGAAGACAAATTGCACGGTCGTACCGGCTATGAAGAAGTCGAAGTGTCGGCCGGCGGCCGTCCTATCCGCACCTTGTCGCGTACTGCTGCGACGCCGGGCGACAACCTGATCCTGTCTATCGATATCGAATTGCAAAAAGTGGTTGAGCAAGCCTTTGGTGACCGCCGCGGTGCTTTGATTGCAATTGAACCATCGACCGGGGACGTGCTGGCCTACGTGTCGATGCCGACTTTTGATCCCAATCTGTTTGTTGAAGGTATTGACCAGCAAAACTGGGATGCGCTGAATAATTCGCCGGATCACCCTTTGCTGAATCGCCCGTTGTCCGGTGCCTATCCGCCCGGTTCGACTTATAAGCCATTCATGGCGTTGGCGGCGCTGGAACTCGGCAAACGCAAACCGTCGGATGCGATTTCGGATCCGGGGTATTTCTGGTTCGGTAACCATAAATTCCGCGACGACAAGGAAGGCGGACACGGCTTCGTTGATATGTATAAATCGATCGTGCAATCCTGCGATACCTATTACTACATGCTGGCGAATGACCTTGGCGTGGATGCCATCCATGACTTCATGAAACCTTTCGGCTTCGGCCAGAAAACCGGCATCGACTTGCGCTTCGAACGTACCGGCGTATTACCATCGACTGCGTGGAAGGCCGCGGCCTACCGCAAGCCGGAACAAAAGAAATGGTATGCCGGTGAAACGATTTCCATCGGCATTGGCCAGGGTTACAACTCGTTTACGCCTTTGCAGTTGGCACATGCGACTGCTGTCCTCGCCAATAACGGCGTAGTGATGAAGCCGCATCTGGTGAAAATGATCGAGAACGGTACCACGCGCCAACGTACGCTGACGGTACCGAAAGAAAGCTACCGGATCCCGTTGAAACAGGAAAACATCGACGTCATCAAGAATGCGATGGTGGGCGTCAATAAGGAAGGTACCGGTGCACGGGCATTTGCGCGGGCCGAGTATGTATCGGCTGGTAAAACCGGTACGGCACAGGTGATTGCGATCAAGAAAAACGAAAAGTACGACGCCAGCAAGATTTCTGATCGTCATCATGACCATGCCCTATACACGGCGTTTGCACCTGCCGACAATCCACGCATCGCGCTGGCTATCATCGTGGAAAACGGTGGTTTCGGTGGCGCTGCTGCAGCACCGATAGCGAAACAAGCAATGGATTTCTACTTGCTGGGCAAGCGTCCTGAAGACAAGGCGCAGGCACCTGCCAAGCCGAAAAAAGAACCGAAGGAAGAGTTCATCGAATGA
- the rodA gene encoding rod shape-determining protein RodA, with protein MSDQMNKRSLGQIILPYIQMFDVPLIIIVSMILAVGTVTLYSAGIDFPGRVEDHVRNIMISFVVMWIAAAIPPQTLMRFAVPLYVTGIILLLAVAQFGLIRNGARRWVDLGVVVQPSEIMKIAMPMMLAWFFQKREGVTRWREFLIAGLMLIAPVGLIMRQPDLGTSLLVLAAGFYVIFLAGLSWKVLVAAAISVAASLPVVWSMLHDYQRGRVLTLIDPTTDPLGKGFHIIQSTIAIGSGGITGKGWLNGTQAHLEFIPERTTDFIFAVFSEEFGLIGNCVLLFLYLLLIGRSMIIAANAPTLFSRLLAGAITLIFFTYAFVNMGMVSGILPVVGVPLPFFSYGGTAFVTLGLGVGILMSIQRHRKLMQS; from the coding sequence ATGAGTGACCAGATGAACAAGCGCTCGCTCGGGCAAATTATCCTGCCGTACATCCAGATGTTTGATGTACCGCTGATCATTATTGTCAGCATGATCCTGGCGGTCGGAACGGTGACCCTGTATTCGGCCGGTATCGATTTCCCCGGGCGTGTCGAAGATCATGTGCGCAACATTATGATTTCCTTCGTCGTGATGTGGATTGCGGCGGCGATTCCGCCGCAGACCCTGATGCGTTTTGCCGTGCCTTTGTATGTCACCGGTATTATTTTATTGCTGGCAGTCGCACAATTTGGCTTGATTCGTAACGGCGCACGGCGCTGGGTTGATCTCGGCGTCGTCGTGCAGCCGTCCGAAATCATGAAGATCGCGATGCCGATGATGCTGGCCTGGTTCTTCCAGAAGCGTGAAGGCGTGACACGCTGGCGTGAATTCCTGATTGCCGGCCTGATGCTGATTGCACCAGTCGGCCTGATCATGCGCCAGCCCGATCTGGGTACTTCGCTGCTGGTGCTGGCCGCAGGTTTTTATGTGATCTTCCTGGCAGGTTTGTCGTGGAAGGTCCTGGTTGCGGCGGCAATCTCGGTCGCTGCCAGCTTGCCGGTAGTGTGGTCCATGCTGCATGACTACCAGCGTGGACGGGTGTTGACGCTAATCGATCCGACCACCGATCCGCTGGGCAAGGGTTTCCATATCATCCAGTCGACGATTGCGATTGGTTCCGGGGGTATCACCGGCAAGGGCTGGCTCAATGGCACGCAGGCGCATCTGGAATTTATTCCGGAACGCACCACCGACTTTATCTTCGCCGTATTCTCGGAAGAGTTTGGCCTGATAGGTAATTGCGTGCTGCTCTTCCTGTATTTGCTGTTGATCGGACGCAGTATGATTATTGCGGCGAATGCGCCGACCCTGTTCAGCCGTTTGCTGGCAGGTGCGATTACGCTGATCTTCTTTACCTATGCATTTGTGAATATGGGAATGGTCAGTGGTATTCTTCCGGTCGTCGGTGTACCTTTGCCGTTTTTCAGTTATGGCGGTACCGCCTTTGTCACGCTCGGTCTGGGCGTCGGCATTTTGATGAGCATTCAGCGGCACAGGAAGTTAATGCAAAGCTGA
- a CDS encoding septal ring lytic transglycosylase RlpA family protein gives MQFRSVLQVLAISSIVALAGCSTTPLTTTPTGSKSPSGSSATRSSTTPVLPPAGSGRGGYYKDDGPGDDIPDGLENLPDAEPRVEPYANRGNKPYVVFGKQYVPISDERPFKQRGRGSWYGKKFHGQKTSSGEPYDMYQMTAAHPTLPIPSYARVTNLSNGRQVIVRVNDRGPFHSSRVIDLSYTAALKLGYIGHGSAELEVERLLPADIERINANKGAATMVSDASPVQPPTVEAVALAPPPQNSTAPAPQNPVTQQAEAAVPAGFYLQFGAFSQMANAEAVRARLAQDVGQSLPQLKVEPSNNLYRLYSGPFASRGEAAAAALQVQQSGINKPFIVQR, from the coding sequence ATGCAATTTCGCAGCGTATTACAAGTCCTGGCGATATCATCTATCGTCGCCTTAGCCGGTTGCAGCACCACGCCGCTTACTACTACGCCAACCGGCAGCAAATCCCCATCCGGCAGCTCTGCCACACGTTCGTCAACCACACCCGTACTGCCTCCTGCCGGTTCCGGTCGTGGCGGCTATTACAAGGACGATGGCCCTGGTGATGACATCCCGGACGGGCTGGAAAATTTGCCGGATGCGGAACCACGGGTGGAACCGTATGCCAATCGCGGTAATAAACCTTACGTAGTATTCGGCAAGCAATATGTACCGATCAGCGACGAGCGCCCGTTCAAGCAGCGCGGACGCGGCAGTTGGTACGGCAAGAAATTCCACGGCCAAAAGACTTCATCCGGCGAGCCTTACGATATGTACCAGATGACGGCCGCGCATCCGACCCTGCCTATCCCGTCGTATGCACGCGTCACCAACCTGAGCAATGGCAGACAAGTCATCGTGCGCGTGAATGACCGTGGTCCTTTCCATTCGAGCCGCGTGATAGACCTGTCCTATACCGCGGCGCTGAAGCTGGGTTACATCGGACACGGTAGTGCGGAGCTGGAAGTCGAACGTTTATTGCCGGCCGATATCGAACGTATCAATGCAAACAAGGGTGCTGCAACGATGGTTTCGGATGCGTCACCGGTGCAACCACCTACGGTAGAGGCAGTAGCATTGGCTCCGCCGCCGCAAAACAGCACAGCACCTGCGCCACAGAATCCCGTAACGCAGCAGGCTGAGGCGGCAGTGCCGGCCGGTTTCTATTTGCAGTTTGGTGCTTTTTCGCAGATGGCGAATGCCGAGGCAGTGCGGGCACGCCTGGCACAGGATGTCGGCCAAAGTTTGCCGCAATTGAAGGTGGAGCCTTCGAACAATCTGTATCGCCTGTATAGCGGACCGTTTGCCAGCCGCGGTGAAGCGGCAGCCGCTGCACTGCAGGTACAGCAAAGCGGCATCAACAAGCCATTTATCGTGCAGCGTTAA
- the rsmI gene encoding 16S rRNA (cytidine(1402)-2'-O)-methyltransferase, which translates to MHDVSHQTYPSATLYVVATPIGNAGDISLRALHTLSIVDAVACEDTRNTGHLLTRYGLSKNLIAAHQHNEREVADKLIARLQAGERIALVSDAGTPAVSDPGARIVDAVRNAGLRVIPLPGASAAVTALSASGLLNDQFYFVGFLPAKAKQRETFLFGLQAIAATMVFYEAPHRITETVAALAAAFELTRHIVFARELTKLFEETHRCTLAEAVTWINADPNRQKGEFVVLLEGAPSAGDQDQIEAERILGILLEECSVKQAAALAAQITGQKKNALYERALQMKNASEQDED; encoded by the coding sequence ATGCACGATGTGTCACATCAGACCTATCCTTCGGCAACATTATATGTGGTGGCTACCCCGATCGGAAATGCAGGCGATATATCGTTGCGCGCTTTGCACACTTTATCGATAGTCGATGCAGTCGCTTGTGAAGATACGCGTAATACCGGCCATCTTCTGACACGTTACGGTTTGTCAAAGAACCTGATTGCCGCGCACCAGCATAATGAACGCGAAGTCGCGGACAAACTGATTGCACGCTTGCAGGCAGGTGAACGCATTGCGCTGGTCTCCGATGCCGGCACTCCCGCCGTTTCCGATCCCGGCGCCCGCATTGTCGATGCGGTACGCAATGCAGGTTTGCGCGTGATACCGCTACCCGGCGCATCCGCCGCGGTGACCGCTCTGTCCGCCAGCGGCTTGCTGAACGACCAGTTCTATTTTGTCGGCTTCCTGCCGGCCAAGGCCAAGCAACGCGAAACCTTCCTCTTTGGCTTACAGGCAATTGCGGCAACCATGGTGTTTTATGAAGCTCCGCATCGCATTACGGAAACAGTCGCGGCACTGGCCGCCGCCTTTGAACTGACCCGGCATATTGTTTTCGCGCGTGAACTGACCAAGCTATTCGAAGAAACGCACAGGTGCACGCTGGCCGAAGCGGTCACATGGATTAATGCGGATCCGAACCGGCAAAAAGGTGAGTTTGTGGTTTTGCTGGAGGGAGCGCCGAGTGCCGGTGACCAGGATCAGATTGAAGCCGAACGCATACTCGGCATCCTGCTCGAGGAATGTTCAGTAAAGCAGGCGGCCGCCCTGGCCGCCCAGATCACCGGACAAAAGAAGAACGCCCTGTATGAACGTGCACTGCAGATGAAAAACGCGAGCGAGCAGGACGAAGATTAA